One segment of Phaeacidiphilus oryzae TH49 DNA contains the following:
- a CDS encoding amidohydrolase family protein: MLITAGRVLSPTCDGYLKDGAVLIEDHRVTAVGPRSELAEPADAAQAADRDGPGAERLDFPDATLLPGLIDAHVHLIFDAGPEPLAGLQQSNEELLAAMRLRARQLLDGGVTTARDLGDRDGLALRLAAEIAGGSADGVGGPGGPHLLCAGTPLTPPGGHCHFLGGEVADATAIRALVRANIEAGATVVKVMESGGGLTKDGPRIWERQFPPEALAVAVDEAHRAGVPVAAHAHGTEAIAAAVQADVDTIEHCTWIVPGGGVEMRDDVLEQIVAKGIRVCPTISPNWHRLPQIFPDRAEAIFDVCRRMVESGARLIAGTDAGVQRARFGGLADSLGLYEHLGVPNRDILRMATTEAADALGLGDLVGAIAPGFRADLLVVDGDPLTDLGALRRISAVIAAGQLYRPEAAPSR, encoded by the coding sequence GTGCTGATCACCGCTGGACGGGTGCTCTCCCCCACCTGTGACGGGTACCTGAAAGACGGTGCCGTGCTCATCGAGGACCACCGGGTCACGGCCGTCGGCCCGCGGTCGGAGCTGGCGGAACCGGCGGACGCGGCGCAGGCGGCGGACCGCGACGGTCCCGGGGCGGAGCGGCTGGACTTCCCCGATGCCACCCTGCTGCCGGGGCTGATCGACGCCCACGTCCATCTGATCTTCGATGCGGGGCCCGAGCCGCTCGCCGGACTTCAGCAGAGCAACGAGGAACTGCTGGCCGCCATGCGTCTCCGCGCGCGGCAACTGCTCGACGGCGGGGTCACCACCGCGCGCGATCTGGGTGACCGCGACGGGCTCGCCCTGCGTCTGGCGGCCGAGATCGCCGGCGGCTCCGCCGACGGGGTGGGCGGGCCCGGCGGGCCGCATCTGTTGTGCGCCGGGACTCCGCTCACGCCGCCGGGCGGCCACTGCCACTTCCTCGGTGGCGAGGTCGCGGACGCGACCGCGATCCGTGCCCTCGTCAGGGCCAACATCGAGGCCGGCGCGACCGTCGTCAAGGTGATGGAGTCCGGTGGCGGCCTGACGAAGGACGGGCCGCGCATCTGGGAACGGCAGTTCCCGCCCGAAGCGCTCGCGGTGGCGGTCGACGAGGCGCACCGGGCCGGCGTGCCGGTCGCCGCCCACGCCCACGGCACGGAGGCGATCGCCGCCGCCGTACAGGCCGATGTGGACACCATCGAGCACTGCACCTGGATCGTCCCTGGCGGCGGTGTCGAGATGCGGGACGACGTCCTGGAGCAGATCGTCGCCAAGGGCATCCGCGTCTGCCCCACGATCAGCCCCAACTGGCACCGGCTGCCGCAGATCTTCCCGGACCGCGCCGAGGCGATCTTCGACGTCTGCCGCAGGATGGTGGAGTCCGGCGCCCGCCTGATCGCGGGGACGGATGCCGGGGTACAACGCGCCCGCTTCGGCGGGCTAGCCGACTCCCTCGGCCTCTACGAGCACCTGGGCGTGCCCAACCGTGACATCCTGAGGATGGCCACCACCGAGGCCGCCGACGCCCTCGGACTCGGCGACCTGGTCGGCGCCATCGCCCCCGGCTTCCGCGCCGACCTGCTGGTGGTCGACGGCGACCCGCTGACCGATCTCGGAGCCCTGCGGCGGATCTCGGCGGTGATCGCCGCCGGCCAGCTCTACCGTCCGGAGGCTGCCCCAAGCCGCTAG
- a CDS encoding TetR/AcrR family transcriptional regulator, with translation MSGTRREVPNDPGRRERILDAALDVIAESGVHRTTHRRIATRAGVPLGSLTYYFEGIDDLIAQAFARLADTMSLLYRRTLREAGSAAEAEAAVVELICGPTYATDRELTLIFEMYAYANHHPAVAATTRAWLTRSRESLTLHFPPGVARALDALIEGWPMHRAFEAAPLDPALVAGVVHAVVAAGPGLPDGG, from the coding sequence GTGAGCGGAACGAGGCGCGAGGTCCCGAACGACCCCGGACGCAGGGAACGGATCCTGGACGCCGCCCTCGACGTCATCGCGGAGAGCGGCGTCCACCGCACCACCCACCGCCGGATCGCCACCCGTGCCGGCGTCCCCCTCGGCTCGCTCACCTACTACTTCGAGGGCATCGACGACCTGATCGCGCAGGCCTTCGCCCGGCTGGCCGACACCATGTCCCTCCTCTACCGCCGCACCCTGCGGGAGGCGGGCTCGGCGGCCGAGGCCGAGGCGGCCGTCGTGGAACTCATCTGCGGTCCCACCTACGCCACCGACCGCGAACTGACCCTCATCTTCGAGATGTACGCGTACGCCAACCACCATCCGGCGGTGGCCGCCACCACCCGCGCCTGGCTCACCCGCAGCCGCGAGAGCCTCACCCTGCATTTCCCGCCCGGCGTCGCCCGCGCCCTTGACGCCCTGATCGAGGGCTGGCCGATGCACCGGGCCTTCGAGGCGGCACCGCTGGACCCCGCACTCGTCGCCGGGGTCGTCCACGCCGTGGTCGCGGCCGGGCCCGGACTCCCCGACGGGGGCTGA
- a CDS encoding NUDIX domain-containing protein — protein sequence MSQSPFEQRSLDAAVADAEAAVLEFDGARAWLRAVLGGSVGPVGPVGPFGAEVWVLDPALEWVVLVKHAVRGMVPPGGGVEPGECPREGAARELAEEAGLRPRLLERPAAVAVRSFLPGLPVTLSLSYAAIGDPEQPLIAEVGQPVTWIPLDQGWDSCFPEDVLRIREYVKLLRSGSAVW from the coding sequence ATGAGTCAAAGCCCGTTTGAGCAGCGGTCGCTCGACGCCGCCGTCGCTGACGCTGAGGCCGCGGTGCTGGAGTTCGACGGCGCCAGGGCCTGGTTGCGTGCTGTGCTGGGCGGGTCCGTGGGTCCCGTTGGCCCCGTGGGGCCGTTCGGGGCGGAGGTGTGGGTCCTGGATCCGGCCCTTGAGTGGGTCGTGCTGGTCAAGCATGCGGTGCGCGGGATGGTGCCGCCCGGGGGCGGGGTCGAGCCAGGGGAGTGTCCGCGGGAGGGGGCTGCCCGGGAGTTGGCCGAGGAGGCCGGGCTGCGGCCCCGCTTGCTGGAGCGGCCTGCCGCAGTGGCTGTGCGGTCGTTCCTCCCGGGCCTGCCGGTGACGCTGTCGCTGTCCTATGCCGCCATCGGAGATCCGGAACAGCCGCTGATCGCCGAGGTCGGACAGCCGGTGACCTGGATACCTCTGGATCAGGGCTGGGACAGTTGCTTCCCCGAAGACGTGCTGCGCATCCGGGAGTATGTGAAGCTTCTGCGCTCGGGTTCCGCCGTCTGGTGA
- a CDS encoding MerR family transcriptional regulator: MPARSTRPADKFDDDDYPAYTMGRAAEMIGATPAFLRALGEHRLITPLRSDGGHRRYSRYQLRIAGRARELVDSGTPIEAACRIIILEDQLEEAQRINEELRGRGEAEPSA, encoded by the coding sequence ATGCCCGCTCGCAGTACCCGCCCCGCCGACAAGTTCGACGACGACGACTATCCCGCCTACACCATGGGCCGGGCCGCCGAGATGATCGGTGCGACGCCCGCCTTTCTGCGCGCCCTGGGTGAGCACCGCTTGATCACCCCGCTGCGGTCCGACGGCGGCCACCGCCGCTACTCCCGCTACCAGCTGCGTATCGCCGGCCGGGCGCGGGAACTCGTCGACTCCGGCACTCCCATCGAGGCCGCCTGCCGCATCATCATCCTCGAGGATCAGCTCGAGGAGGCCCAGCGCATCAACGAAGAACTCCGCGGCCGGGGCGAGGCCGAGCCCTCGGCCTGA
- a CDS encoding DEAD/DEAH box helicase → MKRTGTSDRFSRTHGGNAGPEKGSRSGSRSATRPGRPARSGDRGTRPAGTHAEFAVPRTVTPALPAVERFADLDMPGALVAALGSQGLTVPFPIQAATLPNSLAGRDVLGRGRTGSGKTLAFGLALLARTAGRRAEAGQPLALVLVPTRELAQQVTDALTPYARSARLRLATVMGGMPLGRQRAALRNGSEVLVATPGRLKDLIDRGHCRLDQVDVTVLDEADQMTDMGFMPQVTALLDQVRPGGQRMLFSATLDRNVDLLVRRYLNDPVVHSVDPSAGAVTTMEHHVLHVHGADKQAATTEIAARDGRVILFLDTKDAVDRLTEHLLSSGVRAAALHGGKSQPQRTRTLAQFRTGHVGVLVATNVAARGIHVDELDLVVNVDPPTDHKDYLHRGGRTARAGRSGSVVTLVTPGQRRSVTRLLAAAGVVPQTTRVRAGEEALHRITGAQTPSGVPVVIAAPAAEPSRKRGAGSRRGASMAGRAPARRSASGVAA, encoded by the coding sequence ATGAAGCGTACAGGCACGAGCGACCGTTTTTCCCGTACCCATGGCGGCAACGCCGGCCCAGAAAAGGGCAGCCGCTCCGGCTCGCGGAGTGCGACCCGTCCTGGCAGGCCGGCCCGTTCCGGTGACCGCGGCACGCGCCCCGCCGGGACACACGCCGAGTTCGCCGTCCCCAGGACCGTCACTCCCGCCCTTCCCGCCGTGGAGAGGTTCGCGGATCTCGACATGCCCGGGGCGCTGGTGGCCGCGCTCGGCTCGCAAGGGCTGACCGTGCCGTTTCCGATCCAGGCCGCGACGCTGCCGAACTCCCTCGCCGGCCGCGACGTGCTGGGGCGGGGACGCACCGGCTCGGGCAAGACGCTCGCCTTCGGCCTGGCCCTGCTGGCCCGTACGGCCGGGCGGCGCGCCGAGGCCGGGCAGCCGCTCGCACTGGTCCTCGTACCGACGCGCGAGTTGGCGCAGCAGGTCACCGACGCCCTCACCCCCTACGCCCGCTCCGCGCGCCTGCGGCTGGCCACGGTCATGGGCGGGATGCCGCTCGGCAGGCAGAGGGCCGCTCTGCGCAACGGCTCCGAGGTCCTCGTCGCCACCCCCGGACGCCTCAAGGACCTGATCGACCGCGGCCACTGCCGGTTGGACCAGGTGGACGTCACGGTCCTCGACGAAGCCGATCAGATGACCGACATGGGCTTTATGCCGCAGGTCACCGCCCTCCTCGACCAGGTGCGCCCCGGCGGGCAGCGGATGCTGTTCTCCGCCACCCTGGACCGCAACGTCGACCTCCTCGTGCGGCGCTACCTCAACGATCCCGTGGTGCACTCCGTGGACCCCTCGGCCGGCGCGGTCACGACGATGGAGCACCACGTGCTCCACGTCCACGGTGCCGACAAGCAGGCGGCCACCACCGAGATCGCCGCCCGCGACGGTCGCGTGATCCTCTTTCTGGACACCAAGGACGCCGTCGATCGCCTGACGGAGCACCTGCTGAGCAGCGGAGTGCGGGCCGCGGCCCTCCACGGCGGGAAGTCGCAGCCGCAGCGCACCCGCACGCTGGCCCAGTTCAGGACGGGCCACGTCGGTGTGCTGGTGGCGACCAACGTCGCCGCACGCGGAATCCACGTCGACGAGCTGGACCTCGTCGTCAACGTCGATCCGCCGACCGACCACAAGGACTATCTCCACCGCGGCGGCCGGACCGCCCGGGCCGGCCGCTCCGGCAGCGTCGTCACCCTGGTCACCCCCGGCCAGCGCCGGAGCGTGACCCGCTTGCTGGCAGCAGCCGGCGTCGTCCCGCAGACCACCCGGGTCCGCGCCGGCGAAGAGGCCCTCCACCGCATCACCGGTGCACAGACTCCCTCCGGCGTACCCGTCGTCATCGCCGCACCGGCGGCCGAACCCAGCCGCAAGCGCGGAGCGGGCTCACGCCGCGGCGCCTCGATGGCCGGGCGGGCGCCCGCAAGGCGGTCTGCATCGGGTGTGGCGGCCTAG
- a CDS encoding carbohydrate-binding protein, which translates to MGTLAALSTASQHWSAPICASGLDQSVQPPVQSGHLGGPPAQRWATATAPLPIGGLMRVGRRILHTALTAGSALGLALGGSVLAVASAPAAQAATTCAAAWSAGTVYTAGQQASENGINYTANYWTEGNDPATSNGGAGSGQPWTSNGACTGGSTGGGGGGGGGGGTGTGTGSVSGLLFSPYKDVTINMNWNTYQMQSAVTGSALPVVGSGSLVSQYIPKLPALTAAFATGTCGSETWGGVSGANWAAENVPQLKAANLNYIVSTGGAAGTFTCGSTAGMESFIARYASPNLVGIDFDIEGGQSQSDIQNLVAAAAGAQAQYPNLQFSFTLATLAASDGSYGGVNSLGNEVVQAVLGSSLKNYVINLMTMDYGNASSSVCVVSSGSCEMAQSAIQAVKNLEHTYGIPASKIAVTPMIGMNDATSETFTPADVNTLTSYATSNGLAGLHYWSLDRDTPCSDGYASPTCNSVPSTSSLQYTKAFLSDLGY; encoded by the coding sequence ATGGGAACTTTGGCCGCTTTGTCCACCGCCTCCCAGCATTGGTCTGCACCAATCTGCGCCAGTGGTCTTGACCAATCTGTTCAACCGCCCGTACAAAGTGGTCACCTTGGTGGTCCACCGGCTCAGAGGTGGGCAACCGCCACAGCTCCTCTCCCCATTGGAGGGCTCATGCGGGTCGGAAGACGGATCCTTCACACCGCACTCACAGCGGGCTCGGCGCTCGGGCTCGCACTCGGCGGATCGGTCCTCGCAGTGGCCTCGGCGCCGGCTGCACAGGCCGCCACCACCTGTGCCGCCGCGTGGAGTGCCGGCACCGTGTACACCGCGGGTCAGCAGGCCAGCGAGAACGGGATCAACTACACCGCCAACTACTGGACCGAAGGCAACGACCCGGCGACCAGCAACGGCGGTGCCGGCTCCGGGCAACCGTGGACGTCCAACGGAGCCTGTACCGGGGGATCGACGGGCGGTGGCGGAGGCGGCGGTGGAGGCGGTGGGACCGGGACCGGCACGGGTTCGGTGAGCGGCCTGCTCTTCAGCCCGTACAAGGACGTCACCATCAACATGAACTGGAACACCTACCAGATGCAGTCGGCCGTGACGGGTTCCGCGCTGCCTGTGGTGGGTTCCGGCAGCCTGGTCTCGCAGTACATCCCCAAACTGCCCGCGCTCACCGCCGCCTTCGCCACCGGCACCTGCGGCAGTGAGACGTGGGGTGGCGTCTCGGGGGCCAACTGGGCCGCGGAGAACGTGCCCCAGCTCAAGGCCGCCAACCTGAACTACATCGTGTCGACCGGCGGTGCGGCCGGCACCTTCACCTGCGGTTCGACGGCCGGCATGGAGTCCTTCATCGCCCGCTACGCCAGCCCGAACCTGGTCGGCATCGACTTCGACATCGAAGGCGGCCAGAGCCAGTCGGACATCCAGAACCTGGTCGCGGCCGCGGCGGGAGCCCAGGCGCAGTACCCCAACCTCCAGTTCTCCTTCACCCTCGCCACGCTGGCCGCCTCCGACGGCAGCTACGGCGGAGTGAACTCGCTCGGCAACGAGGTCGTCCAGGCGGTGCTCGGCTCCAGCCTGAAGAACTACGTCATCAACCTGATGACGATGGACTACGGCAACGCGTCCAGCAGCGTGTGCGTCGTCTCCTCCGGCAGCTGCGAGATGGCGCAGTCGGCGATCCAGGCGGTGAAGAACCTCGAGCACACCTACGGGATCCCGGCGAGCAAGATCGCCGTCACCCCGATGATCGGCATGAACGACGCCACCAGTGAGACCTTCACCCCCGCGGACGTGAACACCCTGACCTCGTACGCCACCAGCAACGGTCTGGCCGGGCTGCACTACTGGTCGCTGGACCGGGACACGCCCTGCTCCGACGGCTACGCCTCGCCCACCTGCAACTCCGTCCCCAGTACGTCATCGCTGCAGTACACCAAGGCGTTCCTGAGCGACCTCGGGTACTGA
- a CDS encoding MFS transporter, protein MAVGLARRRFAVFALFFLPGLATASWVSRTPDVRDALGASTGRMGLILFGLSVGSMSGILGSGALVARWGTRPVIAAGTAATAAGCGVVGLGAGAGSGVLVAAGLALIGLGMGGGEVALNVEGAEVERLLGRSTLPAMHGCYSLGTVIGAVAGMALTAARFPVAWHLSVVGALVLVVLVPVLRYVPSGVGRRPAAQAIATPADTPSPTSSTPTSTPTPAPGRAAVWREPRLLLIGGVIFALALAEGTANDWLPLVMVDGHGFDPALGSAVYAVFAASMTVGRFVGGRFVDRFGRAVALCASALVGAAGIAVVSLVDDQAVAAAAAVLWGLGAALGFPVAISAAGDSGENPAARISLAATVGYVAFLVGPPSIGRLGAHLGLRNALLAVLALVAAASLATPAAGPVRSRQVGRGQPEPETERCRSRP, encoded by the coding sequence GTGGCCGTCGGCCTCGCACGGCGCCGGTTCGCCGTCTTCGCGCTGTTCTTCCTCCCCGGGCTGGCCACGGCCTCCTGGGTCTCGCGCACCCCGGACGTACGTGACGCCCTCGGCGCGTCGACCGGCCGGATGGGGCTGATCCTCTTCGGCCTCTCGGTCGGGTCGATGAGCGGCATCCTCGGTTCCGGTGCGCTGGTGGCCCGTTGGGGTACCCGCCCGGTGATCGCGGCGGGCACGGCGGCGACCGCCGCGGGCTGCGGGGTGGTCGGGCTCGGGGCGGGGGCCGGCTCGGGCGTGCTGGTCGCCGCCGGGCTCGCGCTGATCGGACTGGGCATGGGCGGCGGCGAGGTGGCCCTCAACGTCGAGGGAGCGGAGGTGGAACGGCTGCTCGGCCGCTCCACCCTGCCCGCGATGCACGGCTGCTACAGCCTCGGCACGGTGATCGGGGCCGTGGCCGGCATGGCGCTGACCGCGGCGCGGTTCCCGGTGGCCTGGCATCTGTCCGTGGTCGGTGCCCTGGTGCTGGTCGTCCTCGTGCCGGTGCTCCGGTACGTACCGTCCGGGGTGGGCCGGCGACCGGCCGCCCAGGCGATCGCCACGCCCGCGGACACGCCCTCGCCCACCTCCTCCACACCCACCTCCACGCCCACGCCCGCGCCCGGCCGGGCCGCGGTCTGGCGGGAGCCGCGGCTGCTGCTGATCGGCGGCGTCATCTTCGCCCTGGCCCTGGCCGAGGGAACGGCGAACGACTGGCTGCCGCTGGTCATGGTCGACGGGCACGGCTTCGATCCCGCCCTCGGCTCCGCCGTCTACGCGGTCTTCGCCGCCTCGATGACCGTCGGCCGCTTCGTGGGCGGGCGGTTCGTGGACCGGTTCGGGCGGGCCGTGGCGCTGTGTGCGAGCGCGCTGGTCGGCGCGGCCGGAATCGCCGTGGTGTCGCTGGTGGACGACCAGGCCGTGGCGGCGGCCGCCGCCGTGCTGTGGGGGCTCGGTGCCGCCCTCGGCTTCCCCGTCGCGATCTCCGCGGCCGGGGACTCCGGGGAGAACCCGGCGGCGCGGATCTCCCTGGCCGCCACCGTCGGCTACGTCGCCTTCCTGGTGGGTCCGCCGTCCATCGGCCGCCTCGGCGCGCACCTGGGGCTGCGGAACGCCCTCCTCGCGGTGCTGGCCCTGGTGGCCGCCGCCTCGCTGGCCACGCCGGCGGCCGGCCCGGTCCGCTCCCGCCAGGTGGGCAGGGGACAGCCGGAACCCGAGACCGAGCGCTGCCGGAGCAGGCCGTGA
- a CDS encoding alpha/beta hydrolase — protein sequence MAIVDVSPGVALAYEGFGDPGDPAVLLVMGFGAQMIAWDEDFCRALADRGRYVIRYDNRDCGLSTRLDRYPVRLDELIAAVSSGDVAAAAEMAPYRLLDMAEDGVGLLTALGIERAHVVGASMGGMIAQTMAAAFPDRVLTLTSMMSSTGESEYGRPTPEAQAVLFSPRPADREGYAAAAERESVWASKRYGDPAALRELAAAGYDRAYYPEGIGRQLGAMILSGSRADALRGLRVPTLVIHGLDDTLIDPSGGRRTAELVPGAELLLIPDMGHDRPRELWPTLIDALIAHTG from the coding sequence ATGGCGATCGTTGACGTGTCTCCCGGGGTGGCTCTCGCGTACGAGGGGTTCGGCGACCCCGGGGACCCCGCCGTGCTGCTGGTGATGGGGTTCGGCGCGCAGATGATCGCCTGGGACGAGGACTTCTGCCGGGCGCTGGCGGATCGCGGACGGTATGTGATCCGGTACGACAACCGCGACTGCGGGCTCTCCACCCGTCTCGACCGGTACCCCGTGCGGCTGGACGAGCTCATCGCCGCCGTGAGCTCGGGCGATGTCGCCGCGGCCGCCGAGATGGCGCCCTACCGGCTGCTCGACATGGCCGAGGACGGCGTCGGCCTGCTCACCGCGCTCGGGATCGAGCGCGCCCATGTGGTCGGCGCCTCGATGGGCGGGATGATCGCCCAGACGATGGCCGCCGCCTTCCCCGACCGGGTGCTGACCCTGACCTCGATGATGTCCTCGACCGGCGAGAGCGAGTACGGCCGGCCCACGCCCGAGGCGCAGGCGGTGCTGTTCAGCCCGAGGCCGGCGGACCGCGAGGGGTACGCAGCGGCGGCGGAGCGGGAGTCGGTGTGGGCCTCCAAGCGCTACGGCGACCCGGCCGCGCTGCGCGAACTGGCCGCGGCCGGCTACGACCGCGCCTACTACCCCGAGGGGATCGGCCGGCAGCTCGGCGCGATGATCCTCAGCGGTTCGCGCGCGGACGCGCTCCGCGGACTGCGGGTGCCCACGCTGGTGATCCACGGCCTGGACGACACGCTGATCGACCCCAGCGGCGGACGGCGCACCGCGGAGTTGGTGCCCGGCGCCGAACTCCTGCTGATCCCCGACATGGGCCACGACCGCCCGCGCGAGCTCTGGCCCACTCTGATCGACGCCCTGATCGCCCACACCGGCTGA